The uncultured Desulfatiglans sp. DNA window GCTCCTCGAGTGCTGCGACAGCGCACGGGAGGCGGCGGAGTCGCCGGTTAAACCTCTCGAAAAAACCGCCGCCCCAGCATCGAAGGAAACCCCGGCAGCCCTTGCCGCCGCGCCACAGCCCGAGCGGCGGCCCGATGCTGAAGCGGCCGGAGGCCCTGTCCCACCTGTTCCCGCACCCGAGCCGGGCCGACAGCCCAAGATCCAAAGCACCCCCGCTCCTTCGTGGAAAAATGGCGGGTGTATCATCGATCTGCATCTGCACAGTTATCCGGCCTCGCCTTGCAGCTCCGTATCCGTCGATGACCTGATCCGGGAAGCCAAGCGGATCGGCCTCGACGGCCTCTGCCTGACCGATCACCATCACCGCTGGGATCGGGATTCCCTCGCTCGTCTCTCCAAAGCCCACGACTTCCTGGTTCTCGGCGGCAACGAGGTCACCACCGATCAGGGGGACATCCTCGTCTTCGGCGCGGAGAAGGACTTCCCCGGCATCGTCACTATCCAGGAGTTGAGAGAGCAGGCAGGACCCGAGGCCTTCCTGATCGCGGCTCACCCGTTCCGCGGGTTCTTGACCTTTGGGGTCGGCCGGCTGGGCCTCACGCCCGAAAAGGCCATGCAGCGGGCCCTCTTCCGATATGTCGATGCCGTCGAGGTCCTGAACGGCAAGGTGACGGAAAAAGAAAACGCCTTCTCACGCGAAGTGGCCGATGCCCTGCACCTGCCCGCAACCGGGGGCAGCGATGCCCATGAGGTATCCGAGGTGGGCCTTTACGCTACCCATTTCGAAGCGACGATCCACAGCGAGGCAGAGCTTCTGGCAGCCCTTCGGAGCGGCCGCTTTCATCCCGTCGTCTATCGTGTCAACCACTCATCTGTTTAAGGAGTGACCTCCATGAAACCGCAACGTGACTGGGAAAAAATAATTCGGCGGCTCGAACTGCTCCTGCGCCTCAAATCCTTCCCCGTAGGGATGAAACTGCTCGAGAAGAAAGAGGAGTTGGACACCATTCCATTTTTGCGCCGCATGGGCCACAAGGTGACCTTCTGCCAGATGACCAATCTGGTGCGCAACTTCGACTGGACGGTCGGTGCCTCCCGGGAGGACTTCATCTATATTTCCTGCCCCTCCATTCTGGGCTTCACCGATATCCCCCAACTATACAAAGACGGGACATTCCGGAGCATCGTCTGGGTAAGGACGCGCGAGGACGGAAAGCGCTACGAGGCCTCGGTCCCGCGCATCCCCCTGGGTCGATTCGAGGCCGTCGCCCTGGCGCCGCAGGTCTACAAGCCCTTCGAACCCGACATGGTTCTCATCTACGCCAATCCGGCGCAGATGATGCTTCTCATCAACGCCCTGCAGTTCGACGACTACGAAGTCATGACCTTTCACTGCGTCGGGGAATCCAGTTGTTCCGATGCCATCGCACGGTGCTTCCTGACCGGCAAGCCGTCCCTGACCATCCCCTGCTACGGTGAGAGACGCTACGGCCACGCCCAGGACGACGAACTGGTCATGGCGCTGCCGCCCGAAAGCCTTGAAAAGGCCCAGAGGAATCTCGAGACGCTTTACCGCAAGGGCATTCGCTACCCCATCAGCTATGCCGGAGCCGAACTGGACGTGACGAGCGGCTTCCCAGGCGCTTATGGGGGCCTTGACCAGATCCAGGAAATCCGGGGCGACGACAACCGCCTTCTTTTGGGCGTGACAGGCGGCATCGGCAGCGGAAAAAGCACGGTGGCCGCCATGCTGGAAGAACTCGGGGCGCCGATCATCGACTTCGATGTCCTCGCCCGCGAAGTCGTCCAACCGGGGAAACCCGCCTACAACGAGATCGTGGAATTCTTCGGACGACAGGTCCTGCAGCCTGACGGCCAACTGGATCGCAAGGCCCTGTCCAAGATCGTCTTCCGGGACTTCGAAAAGCGCAAGCGCCTCGAGTCCTTTACCCATCCTCGAATCTTCGAGGCCTACCACCGCGAGGTCGAACGGCTGGCCAGCGAAAACCCCGGCGCCGTCATCCAGGTGGTTATCCCGCTTCTGATAGAACTCAACCTGCAGCACCGGTTTCACAAGCTGCTGGTGGTCTATGTCCCGGACAACGTCCAGGTCGAACGGCTGGCCGCGCGGGACAACATCAGCCTCGAGGAGGCCGCCAACATTCTGAAATCCCAGCTCCCCATCGATGAAAAAGTCGCCTATGCCGACTATGTCATCCGCAATGACACATCGATCGAGGACACGCGCCGGCAGGTGGAAGAGCTCTGGAAGTCCCTGCAGACGCTCCAGGCGGAAAGACTCGCCTCCAAGGGCGGGTGCTGAAGGAGGGCAATGGGATGACCATGCACCGTTCCATCCGTAGCGTGGACCGCATCGAGGTCCTGACACTCGCCGACAATTATGTCGATCTCCTCCTGCAAAGCGATGAGAGGGTGCAGCGGCCGCCGCTCGCCCAAAACGGTTCGATCCCCTCCGACACGCTGCTGGCCGAGCATGGCCTGTCGCTCCTGATCACGCTCGAAGCGAACGACTCGACCTACACCCTCCTCATGGATGCAGGATACACGAGGATTTCCGTGCTCCACAATCTGTCGATCCTGGGCCTCACGTTGGAAGCGGTGGAAGCGGTGGTCCTGAGCCACGGCCACATGGACCACACGGGCGGCCTCTACCCGCTTCTGGACACCCTGCCCAAAAGGGTCCCGCTGGTGGTTCACCCCGACGCGTTCCTCGAACGGCGCTATCTGCAACTGCCGGATGGACGGCGACTGCTTTTCCCGCAAAGAATCGACCGGGCCGAGCTGGCGAAGCACGGGGTCGACCTCCGTGAGACGAAGGAGCCGTCTTTTCTCTGCGATGATCACGTGCTCGTCACCGGCGAAGTGGAGCGCGTGACCTCCTTCGAAAACGGGCTTCCCGGGGCGGTGGTCGAAAGGAACGGCGCTGTCGAGCCCGACCCCATCCGGGATGACCAGGCCCTGTTGATGCACCTGAGAGACCGCGGGCTGGTGGTCATTTCCGGGTGCAGCCATGCTGGGATCGTCAATACCATCCTCTACGCCCGCACCCTGACAGGCACGGAGAGGATCCATGCCGTCCTGGGCGGGTTTCACTTGACCGGCCCCTATTTCGAGCCAGTGATCCCCCCGACGATCGAGGCGCTGCAGTCCATGGACTGCACCCTGATCGCCCCCATGCACTGCACAGGCTGGAAGGCGATCGGGGCCTTCGAGAAGGCCTTCCCCGAGGCCTTCGTCCTCAACAGCGTCGGATCCCGCATCTCGATCGCGTAGCGGGCCGGCGTGCAGACGCCCCTCAGAAGCAGTCAGTGGGCGTCCGGCGGAGCTTCGGAGGGCGTCCAGAGATCGTCCTCCACCAGGTACTCATAGTCCTGGAAGGTCTTCGCGATCATGATGTCCATCGGCTTGAGGTCCTGCCCCTCCTGGTTGATGCGCATGAAGATGTCCCGTACAGCCGGGATGTCGAAGCCCCTGATCCAGATGACGGGGATCCGGTAGGCGCCGAACACCCGTGCCAG harbors:
- a CDS encoding PHP domain protein encodes the protein MPDVTFIRNKIVTVEVHDGKTLLARGLLADDIYGLEIKVYIDTTGMTIHALQGQWNRWTTPECHRAIEELQRAVGACILDSDFSQKIKKTVGRLSCLHFANLLLECCDSAREAAESPVKPLEKTAAPASKETPAALAAAPQPERRPDAEAAGGPVPPVPAPEPGRQPKIQSTPAPSWKNGGCIIDLHLHSYPASPCSSVSVDDLIREAKRIGLDGLCLTDHHHRWDRDSLARLSKAHDFLVLGGNEVTTDQGDILVFGAEKDFPGIVTIQELREQAGPEAFLIAAHPFRGFLTFGVGRLGLTPEKAMQRALFRYVDAVEVLNGKVTEKENAFSREVADALHLPATGGSDAHEVSEVGLYATHFEATIHSEAELLAALRSGRFHPVVYRVNHSSV
- a CDS encoding Dephospho-CoA kinase, which encodes MKPQRDWEKIIRRLELLLRLKSFPVGMKLLEKKEELDTIPFLRRMGHKVTFCQMTNLVRNFDWTVGASREDFIYISCPSILGFTDIPQLYKDGTFRSIVWVRTREDGKRYEASVPRIPLGRFEAVALAPQVYKPFEPDMVLIYANPAQMMLLINALQFDDYEVMTFHCVGESSCSDAIARCFLTGKPSLTIPCYGERRYGHAQDDELVMALPPESLEKAQRNLETLYRKGIRYPISYAGAELDVTSGFPGAYGGLDQIQEIRGDDNRLLLGVTGGIGSGKSTVAAMLEELGAPIIDFDVLAREVVQPGKPAYNEIVEFFGRQVLQPDGQLDRKALSKIVFRDFEKRKRLESFTHPRIFEAYHREVERLASENPGAVIQVVIPLLIELNLQHRFHKLLVVYVPDNVQVERLAARDNISLEEAANILKSQLPIDEKVAYADYVIRNDTSIEDTRRQVEELWKSLQTLQAERLASKGGC
- a CDS encoding Metallo-beta-lactamase domain protein, which produces MTMHRSIRSVDRIEVLTLADNYVDLLLQSDERVQRPPLAQNGSIPSDTLLAEHGLSLLITLEANDSTYTLLMDAGYTRISVLHNLSILGLTLEAVEAVVLSHGHMDHTGGLYPLLDTLPKRVPLVVHPDAFLERRYLQLPDGRRLLFPQRIDRAELAKHGVDLRETKEPSFLCDDHVLVTGEVERVTSFENGLPGAVVERNGAVEPDPIRDDQALLMHLRDRGLVVISGCSHAGIVNTILYARTLTGTERIHAVLGGFHLTGPYFEPVIPPTIEALQSMDCTLIAPMHCTGWKAIGAFEKAFPEAFVLNSVGSRISIA